In one window of Primulina tabacum isolate GXHZ01 chromosome 8, ASM2559414v2, whole genome shotgun sequence DNA:
- the LOC142553479 gene encoding phototropin-1-like: protein MESTEQNPRNKPPAAAAPHIPTLPRDSRGSLEVFNPSNYSSLPSRPANPVYRPQPTWQSWTENPEPESETKTFGSKAGRPNAEEMTSWKALKEPAITPPPPPPPPPTQPAHHQSPPVSSKTIAEIFNDHDSKTSPSKSPATAENGAAAQRAAEWGLVLKTDEETGKLQGVKVRTSGDENTNRVGNSRRDSGNSVRSSGDLSDDGTGKERGFPRVSEDLKNALSTFQQTFVVSDATKNDYPIMYASAGFFKMTGYTSKEVIGRNCRFLQGKDTNPEDVSKIRESLEKGLPYCGRLLNYKKDGTPFWNLLTISPIKDENGKVLKYIGMQVEVSKHTEGTKESMTRPNGLPESLIRYDARQKEMATSSVTELVNAVKKPHRARALSESANRPLTRKSEGDVGVGHHKFDTPGSGPTRRHSHTSARTSMEKISEVPEKTPKKASRRSFIAILKKGKRESASSVPEEAVPDFNLDDEYHEDDEDRFSSGSDDDDRRPESVDDKVRKKEMRKGIDLATTLERIEKNFVITDPRLPDNPIIFASDSFLELTEYSREEILGRNCRFLQGPETDPSTVKKIRQAIDNQTDVTVQLINYTKSGKKFWNLFHLQPMRDQKGEVQYFIGVQLDGSEHVEPIYNCIPEATAKESAKLVKQTAENVDEAVRELPDANTKPDDLWMNHSKFVHPKPHRKDSPPWKAIQKVLANGEEIGLKHFKPIKPLGSGDTGSVHLVELCETGHYFAMKAMDKNVMLNRNKVHRACAEREILDVLDHPFLPALYASFQTKTHICLITDYYPGGELFILLDRQPTKVLREDAVRFYAAEVVVALEYLHFQGIIYRDLKPENILLQNNGHVSLTDFDLSCLTSCKPQILIPEIDEKKRRRKSQDAPIFMAEPMRASNSFVGTEEYIAPEIITGEGHTSAVDWWALGILLYEMLYGYTPFRGKTRQKTFANILHKDLKFPRRKEVSVQGKQLMYRLLARDPKNRLGSREGANEVKQHPFFRGINWALVRCMDPPTLDTPLFDEKEKEVDPGLEELQKHF, encoded by the exons ATGGAATCCACTGAGCAAAACCCGCGCAACAAACCGCCGGCGGCTGCGGCGCCTCACATTCCAACCCTGCCGAGGGACTCCCGTGGCTCCCTCGAAGTCTTCAATCCATCAAACTATTCTTCTCTACCTTCTCGGCCAGCGAATCCCGTCTACCGACCCCAGCCCACTTGGCAGAGTTGGACCGAGAATCCTGAACCCGAATCGGAAACGAAAACATTTGGCTCCAAAGCCGGGAGACCGAATGCCGAAGAAATGACATCATGGAAGGCTCTCAAAGAGCCTGCAATCACTCccccgccgccgccgccgccgccgccgacACAACCAGCCCATCACCAGTCGCCTCCGGTTTCTTCCAAGACCATAGCGGAGATATTCAACGACCATGACAGCAAGACTTCCCCCTCGAAATCTCCGGCCACGGCAGAAAATGGTGCTGCTGCTCAAAGAGCTGCGGAGTGGGGACTTGTACtgaaaactgatgaagaaaccggTAAACTTCAAGGGGTAAAAGTGAGAACTTCGGGAGATGAGAACACTAACAGAGTCGGGAATTCAAGAAGGGATTCCGGGAACTCTGTCCGGAGCTCTGGCGATTTATCTGATGATGGAACAG GGAAAGAGAGAGGGTTTCCAAGAGTATCGGAGGATTTGAAGAATGCACTATCGACGTTCCAGCAGACATTTGTAGTATCAGATGCAACTAAAAATGATTATCCAATTATGTATGCAAGTGCTGGATTCTTCAAGATGACTGGATACACTTCAAAGGAGGTCATAGGCAGAAACTG TCGGTTCTTGCAGGGGAAGGATACGAACCCGGAAGATGTGTCGAAGATAAGGGAGTCTCTTGAGAAGGGTTTGCCTTATTGTGGGAGATTGCTTAATTACAAGAAAGATGGCACCCCTTTTTGGAATCTCCTCACCATTTCACCTATCAAGGATGAAAATGGAAAGGTCCTCAAATATATCGG AATGCAAGTGGAAGTGAGCAAGCATACAGAAGGGACTAAGGAGAGTATGACTAGGCCCAATGGGCTTCCAGAATCATTGATCCGTTATGATG CTCGGCAGAAGGAGATGGCTACTAGTTCGGTAACAGAGCTGGTTAATGCGGTGAAGAAACCACACCGGGCGAGGGCTCTCAGTGAATCAGCCAATCGGCCATTAACCAGAAAATCCGAAGGAGACGTCGGCGTCGGCCACCATAAATTCGACACTCCCGGCTCCGGTCCCACCAGGCGCCATTCGCATACTAGCGCCAGAACCTCCATGGAAAAAATTAGCGAGGTCCCCGAGAAGACTCCCAAAAAAGCTAGTCGCCGCTCTTTCATTGC GATTTTGAAGAAAGGAAAACGTGAGAGTGCTAGTTCGGTTCCAGAAGAAGCGGTGCCGGATTTCAATCTGGATGATGAATATCATGAGGATGACGAAGATAGGTTTTCCTCGGGGAGTGATGATGATGATAGAAGGCCAGAGAGTGTGGATGACAAAGTGAGGAAGAAGGAGATGAGAAAGGGTATCGATTTAGCCACCACACTCGAACGTATCGAGAAAAATTTTGTGATTACTGATCCAAGATTACCCGACAATCCCATC ATTTTCGCGTCTGATAGTTTCTTGGAGTTGACAGAGTACTCTAGGGAAGAAATCTTGGGGAGGAACTGCAG gTTTCTTCAAGGTCCTGAAACCGATCCTTCAACTGTTAAGAAAATTCGACAAGCCATTGATAACCAAACTGATGTCACTGTGCAGCTCATTAACTACACAAAAAGTG GCAAAAAATTCTGGAATTTATTCCATTTGCAGCCTATGCGTGACCAAAAG GGTGAAGTGCAGTACTTTATTGGAGTTCAACTGGATGGAAGTGAACATGTAGAGCCGATATACAACTGTATCCCCGAAGCCACTGCTAAAGAGAGTGCGAAACTG GTGAAACAAACTGCAGAAAATGTTGATGAGGCCGTGAGAGAGCTTCCTGATGCCAATACG AAACCGGATGACTTGTGGATGAATCATTCAAAGTTTGTTCATCCGAAGCCACACAGGAAGGATAGTCCTCCCTGGAAAGCTATTCAAAAG GTTCTTGCTAATGGAGAAGAGATAGGATTGAAGCATTTTAAGCCTATAAAACCACTAGGTTCTGGTGATACTGGAAG CGTGCATCTCGTGGAACTCTGTGAAACAGGACACTACTTTGCCATGAAAGCAATGGATAAGAATGTAATGCTGAATCGAAACAAG GTTCATAGAGCTTGTGCGGAAAGAGAGATCCTAGACGTGTTGGACCACCCTTTTCTTCCTGCATTATACGCATCATTTCAG ACAAAAACTCATATCTGTTTGATAACTGATTATTACCCTGGTGGAGAGCTCTTTATTCTTCTCGACAGACAGCCCACGAAAGTTTTGAGAGAAGATGCTGTAAG ATTTTACGCTGCAGAAGTCGTAGTGGCACTCGAATATCTTCATTTTCAAG GTATAATTTACAGGGACTTAAAGCCAGAAAACATACTACTTCAAAACAACGGGCACGTCTCTTTGACAGACTTTGATCTATCTTGTTTGACATCTTGCAAACCACAG ATTCTGATTCCTGAGATAGACGAAAAGAAAAGGCGCAGAAAAAGCCAAGATGCTCCAATCTTTATGGCTGAACCAATGAGAGCTTCAAATTCATTTGTTGGTACCGAAGAATACATAGCTCCG GAAATTATCACTGGGGAAGGTCATACTAGTGCTGTTGACTGGTGGGCTCTTG GAATTCTATTGTATGAAATGCTATATGGATACACGCCGTTTAGGGGAAAGACGAGGCAGAAGACCTTTGCAAACATTCTTCACAAGGATTTAAAGTTTCCAAGGAGGAAAGAG GTCAGTGTCCAAGGAAAACAGTTGATGTATCGACTGCTAGCCAGAGATCCAAAGAACAGATTAGGATCAAGAGAAGGAGCCAATGAAGTGAAGCAGCATCCGTTCTTTCGGGGCATCAATTGGGCTCTAGTTCGTTGCATG GACCCTCCAACACTTGACACTCCCCTTTTCgatgaaaaggaaaaagaaGTCGATCCAGGACTAGAGGAATTGCAGAAACATTTCTAG
- the LOC142554488 gene encoding putative serine/threonine-protein kinase PBL7 has protein sequence MPLGSLEEHLHYPQPTRRPLDWNSRMKIAAGAAKGLEYLHNKMNPPIIYRDLKSANILLGNEYHPKLSDFGLAKVGPSGDKTHVTTRVMGTYGYCAPEYAMTGKLTFKSDIYSFGVVLLEIITGRKAIDIQRNRGEQNLVSWAKPLFRDRKKFYLIVDPALEGRYPVRGLYQAIGIAAMCVQEQPNLRPIVADIDAALSFIASQTYDPSIHPTQSLGTSSSSHRPRRGTI, from the exons ATGCCTCTGGGTTCTTTGGAGGAGCATTTACATT ATCCTCAACCCACTAGAAGACCATTGGATTGGAACTCCCGGATGAAGATAGCAGCTGGTGCAGCAAAAGGGTTGGAGTATTTGCATAACAAGATGAATCCACCTATTATATACCGTGATTTGAAGAGTGCCAACATTTTACTTGGGAATGAATATCATCCAAAACTCTCTGATTTCGGTTTGGCAAAAGTTGGTCCTTCTGGTGATAAGACCCATGTTACCACCAGGGTGATGGGCACATATGGATATTGTGCACCTGAGTACGCAATGACTGGAAAGCTTACTTTCAAGTCCGATATTTACAGCTTTGGCGTCGTTCTTCTGGAGATCATCACAGGCAGGAAGGCTATTGACATTCAGAGAAACCGTGGGGAGCAAAATCTTGTCTCATGG GCCAAACCGTTGTTCAGAGACCGTAAAAAGTTTTATCTAATTGTGGATCCGGCACTGGAAGGTCGATATCCTGTTCGAGGCTTGTACCAGGCTATTGGAATAGCTGCAATGTGCGTTCAAGAACAGCCTAACCTACGTCCTATTGTTGCTGATATTGATGCAGCATTGAGTTTCATTGCTTCTCAAACATACGATCCCAGTATCCATCCGACCCAATCTTTGGGGACGAGCTCTTCTTCACATAGACCTAGAAGAGGCACCATCTAA